From Pseudomonas hormoni:
ACGTAGATCAGCACCAGGGTGGCGATATCCACCGCGCCGCGAGAGCCGAAGAACGGCCAGACCAGCGCGCCGATGATCAACGCGATGATGATCCAGCGCTGGGTGGTCGGCAGGGTCAGGAACGTACTGGCCTTGGCCGGCATCACCGGCATGTTGGGCGAGGATTTCCAGGCCGCGCTGATTTGCTGGTCGAACAGTACCCGCAAGAACATCAGCACCGAGCACACGGCGATGGTGATCAGCGTTGCAGTGCTGGTGCCATGGACTTCGAGGTTGATGCCGACAATGGTCAATTTCAGACCGAGTACCGGGTAGGCAACGGCCCACACCAGCAAGGCGCTGAACAACGCCTGTTTAAGATTCCTAGTCATACTTTCTCAACCTCCGGACGGCCCAACAGGCCGGTTGGCCGGAACAACAACACCAGAACCAATAGGCCGAACGCCACGACGTCCTTGTACTGGTCGCCGAAGATATCGGCACCAAAGGCTTCCGCCACCCCCAGCACGATCCCGCCGAGCATGGCGCCGGGGATGCTGCCGATACCGCCCAGTACCGCTGCGGTGAAGGCCTTGAGGCCGACCAGGAAACCGGCGTTCGGGTTGATCACGCCGTATTGCATGCTCAGCAGCACGGCTGCGATGGCCGCCAGTGCGGCACCGACGACGAAGGTCAGGGCGATGATGTTGTTGGTGTTGATACCCAGCAGGTTGGCCATCTTGATGTCTTCGGCACAGGCGCGGCAGGCGCGACCCAGGCGAGAGCGGGAGATGAACAGCGTCAGGCCGAGCATGGCGACCAGCGTCACCACGAACACCACGATTTGCATGTAGGAAATCAGCACTTCTTGTGCGCCACCTGGCCCGATGGCGAAGTTGCCGGGGATCAGGTTGGGGATGGATTTGTCCTTGGAGTCTTGCGCCAGCAGAACCGTGTTCTGCAGGAAGATCGACATGCCGATGGCGGAAATCAGCGGGATCAGACGGTTGCTGCCGCGCAAGGGGCGGTAGGCGATCCGTTCGATACTGTAACCGTAGGCACTGGTCACGACGATGGTCGCGAGGAAAGCGGCGGTCATCAACAGCGGAACACTGTCGAGTCCCATCATGGACAGGCCCGCAATGGCGATGAACGCCACATAGGAGCCGATCATGTACACCTCGCCGTGGGCGAAGTTGATCATTCCAATGATGCCGTAAACCATCGTATAGCCGATGGCGATCAGGGCATACGTGCTGCCAATGGTCAGACCATTAACCAGCTGTTGGAAGAAGTGATAGATGTCAGGCATTACAGCGCTCCTAAAAACCTGATACGCATTTCACTGGTGGAGTCATTTTCCCGCTCGAGCCCCGTGGATCTGCATCCACTTCGAACGCGAGGTTTGCCAGCGAACCGCTGATGACGGTTTTGAGATTTTCAGGTGGGAAGACTGGCGGATCACACCAGCGCGGCCCAATACGTTCGTAAAACAAAGCCCACGGCACGCCGTGGGCTTTATTGGCAGTCAGTCAGGCAGGGCCTTACTGAGGCGAAGCTTCAGTTTTAGGTTTGCCGAAGTGCCACTCGTAAACCACAAATTTGAAGTCTTTCAGGTCGCCCTTGGCGTCGAAGCTCAGGTCGCCGGTAGGCGTCTTGAAGGTGCCTGCGTGGATGGCAGCAGCCACTTTGGCAGTGTCTTCGGACTTGGCAGCCTTGATGCCGTCAGCGATCACTTCCACAGCCGAGTAGGCCGGGAACACGAACGGACCGCTCGGGTCTTCTTTCTTCGCTTTGAATGCGTCAGCCAGAGCAACGTTGGCTGGATCCTGGTCGAAGGATTTCGGCAGGGTTACCAGCAGACCTTCGGAAGCGTCTTTGGCGATCTGCGAAATCGAGTCGTTACCCACGCCTTCCGGACCCATGAACTTGGCTTTCAGGCCTTTTTCCTGGGATTGACGCAGGATCAGACCCAGCTCCGGGTGGTAGCCGCCGTAGTAGACGAAGTCGACGTTGGCTTGCTTGAGCTTGGAGATCATCGAAGAGAAGTCCTTGTCGCCGGCATTGATGCCTTCGAACACGGCAACCTTGACGCCTTTGCCTTCCAGGGTTTTCTTCACGGCGGTGGCGATGCCTTCACCGTATTGCTGTTTGTCGTGCAGAACAGCAACGATTTTCGGTTTTACGTGATCGGCAATGTAGTTACCGGCGGCAGGGCCCTGGGCGCTGTCCAGACCGATGGTGCGGAACACCATTTTGTAACCACGGTTGGTGATGTCCGGGCTGGTGGCAGCCGGGGTGATCATGATCACGCCTTCGTCTTCGTAGATGTCCGAAGCCGGTTGAGTGGAGCTGGAGCACAGGTGACCGACCACGAACTTGACGCCGTCGTTGACGACCTTGTTCGCGACCGCCACAGCTTGTTTTGGATCACAGGCGTCATCGTATTCAACGGCTTCGAGTTTCTTGCCGTCTACGCCGCCCTTGGCGTTGATCTGTTCGATGGCCATTTTGGCGCCACTGAACTGCATGTCGCCGTATTGGGCTACAGGACCGGTTTTAGGGCCGGCGATGCCGATCTTGATGGTGTCAGCTGCGAACGAATGGCTGGCAACCCCGGCCAGAACCATAGCGGCAAACAGTTTGGAAATCTGCTTAGTAGCCTTAGTCATAGTGCTCCACTCTTACTGTTGTAGTTTTTATAGTCCTGGCGCCGTAGCAGCAGAACCGGGTCAGATATCTTCGATATCCTCCGGAAAATGCCCCCGGCAACTGTACCGGTACAGTGTAGAGCGCCGATTGTTAGCCTGGGAAGCTGGCGCCAGGGGGCAAAATCAGGGGGTGTCGCTTTTTTGAAAGAAAAAGACAGAATTGCGGCGGGGGCTTCAGCTGAAATATCAGCAATCCTTGGCTTTCCTGCAGTTTTCAATCGGTGACTCATTTGCATCCGGGTTTTTCTGCCAGACCACCAACGTTATCATCCACGTCGATTTCTTTTCCGGACAGGACCCATGACTCAAGAACCTAGCACCCTCTATGCCAAGCTGCTTGGTGAAACCGCATCTATTACCTGGAAGGAGCTGGAGCCGTTCTTCGCCAAGGGTGCCCTATTGTGGGTCGATCCCGGTCTGGATTTGATCGCGGCGGCCGAGGCCGTGGCGACGGACGAAGGCGAGAAAGTGGCTGCCTGGCTGGCCGCCGACGAGGTCGCCAAGCTGTCTGAAACGCGGGCGCTGGATCTTTTTGAACGCGATCCGGAGTTGTGGGCAGTGGTCGTTTCGCCGTGGATTCTGATCCAGGAAAGGGCGACGAAGTGACTATCTGCACCTAATTGGTGCGCTGGTTCCTCGAGCAAAAGTGTGTAGCCGAGTAGCGTGATGGCATGTTGCCGTAGAGAAAGGCCACAGAAGGGTCTTGACGAGGGTGACGTAAACGTAACGGGAACAGTTTATTGAGCAGCCGATGGGCTGCTTAATTGTTTCTGGATGTTGTAAATCTTGAGTCATGCGGCGTCAGACAGGGCCTCATCGCGGGCAAGCCCGCTCCCACAGGTTCAGTGACGTTCATGAATTTTGTGCACGACACGGACACTGTGGGAGCGGGCTTGCCCGCGATGGGATCGACGCGGTTTTCAATCAGACCGAGAACGTCTTGCCCGTGTGGTTATTCAGCGAAATAACCTTGGTCTTGCCAATCCGGTGACGGTAGATCTCGCGCAGGTACTTGATCGCCTTCTTCACGCAATCGCGCGACAGGCGAATGTCATTGATCGAGACGAACTTGTCCTTGTCATTGATCAGCTCGCGGTACTTCTTCTCGTACATCGGTTTAATCGCGTACCAGTTGGTATCGAGGATCTTCGCCGGGTTTTCGAACTCGTTGAGCAAGTCGTCGATCAGGTCTTCGTCGAAGTCTTCATTGATGATGAAGTCCAGGATCGAGTTATCCAGCGTGTCGTCGAAGCGGTACGGGTTCTTCGCGAAGCAGCGCTTGATGAACGCGACGATCAGCGTCAGGAAATCGTCCGACAGGCACGGGCTCTTGGCGATCAACGTGGTCAGCGACAGGTTGGCCGACGCGCCGATCACCAGCGCATAGCGCTTGAGCGTGGTGTTCGGGAACAGGCTGTTGAGGTGGGTCTTCAACCGGTTCAGGTCCATGTAGGACAGCTTGTAGTCTTTCGGCAAGGACACGATCGAGACCACCGACGAGCAGTTCTTGAAGAAGTGCAGGTCGTGCAACGCGGCCGCGTCATATCCGGAATTCTTGTACTGCTCCAGCGACGCCCGATAGCGCTTGGATTCGATCGGCAACAGGCTGATGCCTTCGATGGCCTGGGTGACTTTGTTGAAGTGCGGCAGGTCGATGGAGCGGAAGAACAGGTCGTCGATGTTCAGGCGCTGCGGTTCTTTTTCGAACACCTTGAACTTGTCGCTGCTCGGCGGCGGCGTTTCCGGCACCACGGATTCGGCGTAGGCAATCGCCACGGGGCCGGCCAGGCTCATGAACAAGTCGTTGGCGTCGAGGCGAATGGTTTCGCCGATGTCGATGCCGGCGCGACGGAAATAGTTCTGGTCGTAGTCAGTCGTGACCGCCTGCGCCGTCAGAATGTTGAAGATCTGCTGCGAGATGTACTGGTTGGCGTGCTTTTCCATCGCGTTGACGTCGATGTTCTGGATGTTGCCGTCATCGCTTTCTTCGGCATAACGCATGATGTCGTTGGAGATCAGCATCATGGCGTTCCATGGGCGGATACGGCCCATGACGCTGGCTTCGCTGCTGTCTTCATTGGCGAAGTTGTAGGAGAAGTCCCACTCTTCCGACAGGTATTTGCACAGCAGGCGACCGGCGTTGATGTGCAGCGCCTCGGACATTTCACTGCGGTGATCGGAAATGTTCGGCAGTACGCAAATGCCGCTGGTGAAGATCGGCTCGAAGACGAAGGAATGACCGCTCTTGCCGTCATGCTCGTCCATCGGTTTGGTGTCGAACGTCTTGTTCATGTACGAGTGCTGCTGGGCCAGGCCGAACTCCGACGCCATGCCCGAACCGGTACCGCCGCCGGCACTGAAGATCGAGAAATACAGGCGCGACTGGTTGGCCTTGATGCCGCAGCTGTCGATCAGGTACGAGTGAATCATCTTCCAGTCAGGGCTGGAGAAACGCTGGGTGTCCTTGTTCAGGATGATCTTGGCCAGGTACTGGCCGAGGATCGGCGCGTTACCGGCGCCACCGGCGTGGACTTCCGACAAGTCCATGATTTTCATTTTGCTGTAGTCGCGCAGGAAGCCGCTTTTTTCGCCCTTGCGCGAGAAACGGATGCGACCGGCGATGTCTTTGTCCAGGTCGCCGAGCATGACCAGCGGCTCGACCAAAAACACCGGTTTAGTGGCTTTGTTCGGCCCCAGGCGCAGGTTGTTGCGGATCCACTGGGCCGGGCTGTAACCCTTTTCGGCGTAGCGTTTGTCCGGCGACAGGCGGTCTTCGTTGTTGAATTCGTTGAGGTAGAACTTGCGCGCGTTGTACACCAGCTCCGCGACGTCCAGCGCAATGTTCGAGCCGCAGCGACCAAGGCCGATCAGGCACACCGACGGGAATTCCTGATCGCTGTGCTGTTCGTTATCGCCTTCCAGGTGCGGCGGGCGCGGGAACACCAGATCGCGCAGGCCGTCGAGGTTATCGAGGATGCGGTCCGTGTTGGTTTCGGTGAAATACAGGTATTGCTGAGTCGCCAGCGGGCGCGACGGCGTCAATGGCTTCGACGTTGCGGGGCTGTTCGCCGCGGGGCTCAGCGTCAGATCGGATATCGCAGTGGCCGGATTGTTTTTGGAAGTCATTGTGCGCCATGTACCTGGGCTGGTCGGTCGGGCGACTGCTGTCGTCGAACCGTCACGGATGGGTTCTCGCGTCTTTTTTCAGCGCGTCATTGGCCCAAGCGTCAGGGGGTTGGCCTGAGCATCACTCGGGGGAATCCTTTCCTTAGTCATGATGAATCGGCCAATATTTGGCGATCTTTAATCGAAAAGAAGGCCAAATGATGTCAACCCTACCTTCGTTGGGTTTTGCCGGGATCGGCCTGATGGGTTTGCCGATGTGCCAACGCCTGCTGGCAGCGGGTTATCCGCTGACGGTGTGGAACCGTAACCCGGCCAAGTGCGCGCCGCTGGTCGAGGCGGGCGCGCGACACGTCGCCACGCCTGCCGAGCTGTGCCAGCACGCCGATGTGCTGATGTTGTGTCTGGCGGATACGGCTGTGGTGCGCGAGGTGGTGTTTGGTCCGGGCGGGATTGTCGAGGGTGGGAAAAGCGGCCAGCTGCTGGTGGATTTTTCCAGCCTGGAACCCACCGCGACGCGGGAAATGTCGGCGCAGCTGGCCAGCCAGACCGGCATGAGCTGGCTGGACGCTCCGGTGTCCGGCGGTGTTGTCGGCGCCGAGGCCGGTAGCCTGGCCATCATGGTGGGCGGCGAAGTGGCGGACCTTGAGCGTGTCAGGTCTGTTCTGCTCAGCCTCGGTCAGCGCGTCACCCATATGGGCGCGGTCGGGGCGGGGCAGGTGACCAAGGTGTGTAATCAGATGATTGTCGCCTGCAATGCCCTGGTCATCGCCGAAGTGGTGGCGCTGGCCGAGCGTTCCGGTGTGCAGGCCAGCCTGATCGCCGAAGCCCTGGCGGGCGGTTTTGCCGATTCCAAACCGTTGCAGATCCTCGCCCCGCAAATGGCCGAAAGCCGCTTCGAGCCCGTGAAGTGGCACGTGCGCACGCTGCTCAAGGACCTCGACACTGCGGTGAAATTTTCCCGTGAACAGGTTCGGCCACGCCCGTCAGCGGATTGGCCGCACAACTGATGCGCCTGCATGGGAGTCAGGGCTATTTGCAAAAGG
This genomic window contains:
- the livH gene encoding high-affinity branched-chain amino acid ABC transporter permease LivH, whose translation is MPDIYHFFQQLVNGLTIGSTYALIAIGYTMVYGIIGMINFAHGEVYMIGSYVAFIAIAGLSMMGLDSVPLLMTAAFLATIVVTSAYGYSIERIAYRPLRGSNRLIPLISAIGMSIFLQNTVLLAQDSKDKSIPNLIPGNFAIGPGGAQEVLISYMQIVVFVVTLVAMLGLTLFISRSRLGRACRACAEDIKMANLLGINTNNIIALTFVVGAALAAIAAVLLSMQYGVINPNAGFLVGLKAFTAAVLGGIGSIPGAMLGGIVLGVAEAFGADIFGDQYKDVVAFGLLVLVLLFRPTGLLGRPEVEKV
- a CDS encoding branched-chain amino acid ABC transporter substrate-binding protein codes for the protein MTKATKQISKLFAAMVLAGVASHSFAADTIKIGIAGPKTGPVAQYGDMQFSGAKMAIEQINAKGGVDGKKLEAVEYDDACDPKQAVAVANKVVNDGVKFVVGHLCSSSTQPASDIYEDEGVIMITPAATSPDITNRGYKMVFRTIGLDSAQGPAAGNYIADHVKPKIVAVLHDKQQYGEGIATAVKKTLEGKGVKVAVFEGINAGDKDFSSMISKLKQANVDFVYYGGYHPELGLILRQSQEKGLKAKFMGPEGVGNDSISQIAKDASEGLLVTLPKSFDQDPANVALADAFKAKKEDPSGPFVFPAYSAVEVIADGIKAAKSEDTAKVAAAIHAGTFKTPTGDLSFDAKGDLKDFKFVVYEWHFGKPKTEASPQ
- a CDS encoding DUF2288 domain-containing protein, giving the protein MTQEPSTLYAKLLGETASITWKELEPFFAKGALLWVDPGLDLIAAAEAVATDEGEKVAAWLAADEVAKLSETRALDLFERDPELWAVVVSPWILIQERATK